A single region of the Oreochromis niloticus isolate F11D_XX linkage group LG19, O_niloticus_UMD_NMBU, whole genome shotgun sequence genome encodes:
- the LOC100701192 gene encoding protein max isoform X2, which translates to MSENDDIEVDSDADKRAHHNALERKRRDHIKDSFHSLRDSVPALQGEKASRAQILDKATEYIQYMRRKNHTHQQDIDDLKKQNALLEQQVRALEKAKGNTQLQTNYSSDSSLYTNRKGSAVSAFDGGSDSSSESESDETPNRKKLRVELS; encoded by the exons ATGAGCGAAAACGATGACATCGAAGTCGACAGCGAT GCAGACAAGCGAGCACATCACAATGCGCTGGAGCGTAAACGCAGGGACCACATTAAAGACAGCTTTCACAGTTTACGAGACTCTGTGCCTGCATTACAAGGGGAGAAG GCTTCCCGAGCACAGATTCTAGACAAAGCCACGGAGTACATCCAGTACATGAGACGAAAAAACCACACCCACCAGCAAGATATTGACGATCTAAAGAAGCAGAATGCACTGCTGGAGCAGCAGG TTCGTGCACTTGAGAAGGCCAAGGGGAACACTCAGCTCCAGACCAACTACTCTTCCGATAGCAGCTTGTACACAAACCGCAAAGGGAGCGCCGTGTCAGCCTTTGACGGCGGTTCCGACTCCAGctctgaatcagaatcagacGAGACACCGAACAGGAAGAAGCTGCGCGTGGAGCTAAGCTAG
- the LOC100701192 gene encoding protein max isoform X1, with the protein MSENDDIEVDSDADKRAHHNALERKRRDHIKDSFHSLRDSVPALQGEKNSVKQASRAQILDKATEYIQYMRRKNHTHQQDIDDLKKQNALLEQQVRALEKAKGNTQLQTNYSSDSSLYTNRKGSAVSAFDGGSDSSSESESDETPNRKKLRVELS; encoded by the exons ATGAGCGAAAACGATGACATCGAAGTCGACAGCGAT GCAGACAAGCGAGCACATCACAATGCGCTGGAGCGTAAACGCAGGGACCACATTAAAGACAGCTTTCACAGTTTACGAGACTCTGTGCCTGCATTACAAGGGGAGAAG AATTCTGTTAAACAGGCTTCCCGAGCACAGATTCTAGACAAAGCCACGGAGTACATCCAGTACATGAGACGAAAAAACCACACCCACCAGCAAGATATTGACGATCTAAAGAAGCAGAATGCACTGCTGGAGCAGCAGG TTCGTGCACTTGAGAAGGCCAAGGGGAACACTCAGCTCCAGACCAACTACTCTTCCGATAGCAGCTTGTACACAAACCGCAAAGGGAGCGCCGTGTCAGCCTTTGACGGCGGTTCCGACTCCAGctctgaatcagaatcagacGAGACACCGAACAGGAAGAAGCTGCGCGTGGAGCTAAGCTAG